One genomic segment of Catalinimonas alkaloidigena includes these proteins:
- a CDS encoding stage II sporulation protein M, translating to MAIQTEAENTKLMREAAFVKQNEKKWEALREAMSSGKGTLKPDELADYFIQLTDDLGYAKTHYPQSNTTAYLNNLTAKVHQAIYRNKKEEQSRFVRFWKTELPQILYQSRKQMLYSFVIFTIACLIGALSAAHDDSFVRLILGDSYVNMTLENIENNDPMAVYKSMGRSDMFFAITVNNIKVSFMAFVAGIFLSIGTGFVLLQNGIMLGAFQYFFYQKGVLLSSFLTIWIHGTIEISSIIIAGAAGLVIGNSILFPGTYPRMESFKKGARKGMKIVVGLVPLFIIAGFLESFVTRLTDWPWPLRLGIILSSAFFVLYYFVIYPAKLQQHARQ from the coding sequence GTGGCTATCCAAACTGAGGCAGAAAATACGAAATTGATGAGAGAAGCGGCCTTTGTCAAGCAAAATGAAAAGAAGTGGGAAGCACTGAGGGAGGCAATGTCTTCGGGTAAAGGTACTTTGAAACCGGATGAATTGGCAGATTATTTTATTCAGCTTACAGATGATCTGGGCTATGCCAAGACCCATTACCCTCAAAGTAATACTACTGCTTATCTGAATAACCTGACCGCCAAAGTGCATCAGGCGATATACCGCAATAAGAAAGAAGAGCAGAGCCGCTTTGTGCGTTTCTGGAAAACAGAACTTCCCCAGATACTGTATCAGTCTCGCAAGCAGATGCTCTATTCATTCGTCATTTTTACCATTGCATGCCTGATAGGCGCTCTCTCGGCGGCCCATGATGATAGCTTTGTGCGCCTGATTCTGGGAGATAGTTATGTAAATATGACGCTGGAAAACATTGAGAATAATGACCCTATGGCGGTATATAAAAGTATGGGAAGAAGTGATATGTTTTTTGCTATTACAGTCAACAATATCAAAGTTTCCTTTATGGCTTTTGTGGCGGGCATATTTCTTTCTATAGGTACTGGCTTTGTGCTTTTGCAGAATGGGATCATGCTGGGAGCTTTTCAGTATTTCTTTTATCAAAAGGGAGTATTACTCTCCTCTTTCCTCACCATATGGATTCATGGTACTATTGAGATATCTTCCATCATCATTGCCGGTGCCGCGGGTTTAGTGATTGGCAATAGCATTTTATTTCCGGGTACTTACCCCCGTATGGAATCTTTCAAAAAAGGAGCCCGTAAGGGGATGAAAATTGTGGTAGGGCTGGTACCTTTATTCATTATTGCAGGCTTTCTGGAATCGTTTGTGACCCGCCTCACGGATTGGCCCTGGCCTCTACGTCTGGGGATCATTTTAAGCTCTGCTTTCTTTGTCCTTTATTATTTTGTCATATACCCCGCAAAACTACAGCAGCATGCAAGGCAGTAA
- a CDS encoding Gfo/Idh/MocA family protein, with the protein MQKIKIGVAGLGFIGPAHIEALRRIPNLEVVAVSDFTLEIAQAKATSLGIAHAYGNFDELLNHEGIQAVHICTPNHLHYEMAKKTLEAGKHVVCEKPLATTVPQAEELVALAKSKGLVNAVHFNLRFYPLVKEMKAIRESGELGEVFSVIGTYLQDWLYYATDYNWRLEPEMSGDSRAIADIGSHLLDLVEYISGLEILEVMADFSTVHKTRKKPLKPVETYSGKMLKPEDYQDIPINTEDYATVMLRFNNGNRGVVTVSQVAAGRKNRINLEFSGSKQAMHWCSESPNELWIGKRDTANQSLLRDPALVHESAAQTISFPGGHNEGFPDTSKQMFKEVYAAIREGKHVEDKYATFAHGLRELSLCDAIVESDKKQAWVKL; encoded by the coding sequence ATGCAAAAAATTAAGATTGGCGTAGCAGGATTAGGTTTTATTGGCCCTGCCCATATTGAGGCACTACGGAGAATCCCTAATCTGGAAGTAGTCGCAGTCAGTGACTTCACCCTCGAAATAGCCCAGGCCAAAGCCACATCGCTGGGGATAGCACATGCATATGGCAATTTTGACGAATTGCTTAATCATGAAGGCATACAGGCAGTACACATCTGTACGCCTAATCATCTTCACTATGAAATGGCCAAAAAGACGCTGGAAGCAGGCAAGCATGTGGTTTGTGAGAAACCTCTCGCTACTACAGTGCCACAAGCCGAAGAGTTAGTAGCGCTAGCCAAGTCAAAAGGGCTGGTAAATGCTGTACATTTCAACCTACGTTTTTATCCTTTAGTCAAAGAGATGAAAGCTATACGTGAGAGTGGAGAACTGGGAGAAGTTTTTTCTGTCATAGGAACATACCTGCAAGACTGGCTTTATTACGCTACTGACTATAACTGGCGCCTGGAGCCGGAAATGTCCGGTGACTCAAGAGCCATTGCCGACATTGGCTCTCATTTGCTTGACCTGGTGGAGTACATTTCTGGCTTAGAAATACTGGAAGTAATGGCCGACTTCAGCACAGTACATAAGACGCGTAAGAAGCCTTTGAAGCCGGTAGAAACCTACTCCGGAAAAATGCTGAAACCTGAAGATTATCAGGATATTCCTATCAATACAGAAGATTATGCTACTGTAATGCTACGCTTTAACAATGGTAACAGAGGAGTAGTAACTGTAAGCCAGGTGGCTGCCGGAAGGAAAAACCGTATCAATCTGGAGTTCTCTGGCTCTAAGCAGGCTATGCACTGGTGCTCTGAGTCTCCTAATGAACTATGGATTGGTAAACGCGACACCGCCAATCAGTCACTCTTAAGAGATCCCGCTTTGGTACATGAAAGTGCTGCTCAGACTATTTCTTTTCCCGGCGGACATAATGAGGGCTTCCCGGATACTTCTAAACAGATGTTTAAGGAGGTTTATGCAGCTATTCGTGAAGGAAAACATGTGGAGGACAAGTACGCTACCTTCGCTCACGGTTTACGCGAGTTGAGCCTATGCGATGCCATTGTAGAAAGCGATAAAAAGCAGGCATGGGTAAAGCTTTAA
- the deoC gene encoding deoxyribose-phosphate aldolase, whose translation MDKITELAKMIDHSLLHPTMDDAILREGCRLAREYNAASVCIKPYAIPLAVEELKGSDVLVGTVIGFPQGNSTVEVKVFETEQACKAGAVEIDMVVNIGKVLGEDWDYVTSEIKAVNDATHKHGATLKVIFENDFLPEDKFKIKLCEICSALKVDFVKTSTGYGFVKGEDGKYSYQGATEHDLKLMRKHTADEIQVKAAGGVRTLDDLLRVREWGVSRIGATATAAILDEARKRFGDDGEKEAPRKFGTTPGY comes from the coding sequence ATGGACAAAATCACTGAACTTGCGAAAATGATTGACCACTCTCTGCTTCATCCTACTATGGATGATGCGATCCTCAGAGAGGGGTGTCGGCTGGCCAGGGAATACAATGCGGCTTCTGTATGTATTAAGCCCTATGCTATCCCTCTGGCAGTAGAAGAGCTCAAAGGCTCAGATGTACTGGTAGGTACGGTTATTGGATTTCCCCAGGGCAATTCTACTGTAGAGGTCAAAGTCTTCGAGACCGAGCAGGCATGCAAGGCGGGCGCGGTAGAGATAGATATGGTGGTCAATATCGGCAAAGTGCTGGGCGAAGACTGGGACTACGTGACAAGTGAAATCAAAGCTGTTAATGATGCTACCCATAAGCATGGGGCGACTCTTAAAGTTATTTTTGAAAATGATTTTCTCCCCGAAGATAAATTCAAGATCAAGCTTTGCGAAATTTGTAGCGCGCTGAAAGTAGATTTTGTAAAAACCTCTACTGGCTATGGTTTTGTTAAAGGAGAGGATGGAAAGTACAGCTATCAGGGTGCCACTGAACATGACCTGAAGCTGATGCGTAAGCACACTGCCGATGAAATTCAGGTAAAAGCAGCCGGAGGGGTTCGTACACTGGATGACCTGCTCAGAGTAAGAGAATGGGGCGTGAGCCGAATTGGTGCTACCGCCACCGCAGCCATACTAGATGAAGCACGTAAACGCTTTGGTGATGATGGTGAGAAAGAAGCTCCTCGTAAATTTGGTACTACTCCCGGTTATTGA
- a CDS encoding GntR family transcriptional regulator — MSIPRYLQLHALLKEQIITGKFSEGSLLPSENQLSLQHQITRSMVRQALKELEKDGLIRKQQGKGSIVEKKENRLALLSFRGFSEVVGASDHQASSHFLRSPYKSRWGKSFFFELSHSEKKRGCVVLERLRKVDGQPVMLEYTYLPDVLPDFLDKGWVEDSLFKTLMTHYQLSIVSVEQYISAIKASVEMAAHLKTQAENPLLKINRKYATDRPGFYVYSSLYCNTEHYAISSFIE, encoded by the coding sequence ATGAGCATACCCCGATACTTGCAACTCCATGCGCTGCTAAAGGAGCAGATTATCACCGGAAAGTTTTCAGAAGGCAGCCTGCTTCCTTCTGAAAACCAGCTGAGCCTGCAACATCAAATCACCCGGTCCATGGTTCGTCAGGCATTAAAAGAGCTGGAAAAAGATGGACTGATACGTAAGCAACAGGGCAAAGGAAGTATTGTGGAGAAGAAGGAAAACAGATTGGCCCTCTTGTCGTTTAGGGGATTTTCTGAAGTTGTAGGTGCCAGTGATCATCAGGCATCTTCACATTTCCTGCGCTCACCCTATAAAAGCCGCTGGGGCAAAAGCTTTTTTTTTGAGCTGAGCCACTCTGAAAAAAAGCGGGGATGTGTGGTTTTGGAAAGACTGCGTAAAGTAGACGGGCAGCCGGTAATGCTTGAGTATACTTACCTGCCCGATGTTTTGCCTGATTTTTTGGATAAAGGCTGGGTTGAAGACTCCCTCTTTAAAACCTTAATGACGCATTATCAACTCAGTATAGTCAGTGTAGAGCAGTACATCAGCGCCATCAAAGCAAGTGTGGAAATGGCGGCACACCTGAAAACGCAGGCTGAAAATCCTTTGCTGAAGATCAATCGCAAATACGCTACTGACAGGCCAGGTTTCTATGTTTACAGTTCTCTTTACTGCAATACTGAGCACTATGCCATCAGTAGTTTTATAGAATGA
- a CDS encoding DUF4129 domain-containing protein, with translation MLSKKVYLSVLMLFLSTYAVAQERVPDKVYDFNEALMQEANGRDIPSRLIEQYRADGDFNYRYGYQQSISIWQQLWQWILQQLGKLFGEVNFSFPVGWALYIFCAFMIIFAVLKLSGVSVSGLFTREKQLSNMQVQDMLEEDIHELNFEEEISKARQAADFRRAIRLLYIYTLKKLADSELIVWHPGKTNADYQSELMQENIKPGFRRLSIYYEYAWYGEFPVDAALYEKVNSLHQAIDHQRAVST, from the coding sequence GTGCTGTCAAAAAAAGTATATTTAAGTGTGCTGATGCTCTTCCTCAGCACTTATGCAGTTGCACAGGAAAGGGTACCGGATAAGGTGTACGATTTCAATGAGGCATTGATGCAGGAAGCAAATGGTAGAGACATACCTTCCAGGCTGATAGAACAATACCGCGCGGATGGAGACTTTAATTACCGCTATGGCTATCAACAAAGCATAAGTATTTGGCAGCAACTCTGGCAATGGATACTCCAGCAATTGGGAAAACTGTTTGGAGAAGTAAATTTTAGTTTTCCAGTAGGCTGGGCACTATATATTTTTTGCGCGTTCATGATCATTTTCGCAGTACTAAAGTTATCCGGAGTAAGTGTTTCTGGACTTTTCACCAGAGAGAAGCAGCTGAGCAATATGCAGGTACAGGATATGCTGGAAGAGGATATCCATGAACTGAATTTTGAAGAAGAGATCAGCAAAGCCCGGCAGGCAGCAGACTTTCGGAGAGCCATACGACTCCTGTATATCTACACCCTCAAAAAACTTGCAGACAGTGAGCTGATTGTGTGGCATCCCGGAAAGACAAATGCGGATTATCAAAGTGAATTAATGCAGGAGAACATAAAGCCGGGTTTTCGCAGACTGAGCATTTATTATGAATATGCCTGGTATGGAGAGTTTCCGGTAGATGCGGCGCTTTACGAAAAAGTGAACAGCCTGCACCAAGCTATTGATCATCAACGGGCAGTGAGCACATGA
- a CDS encoding AAA family ATPase, translated as MEPKEENTFQSRVDLSQLAESVEQIRKNIGEWIVGQERMVDLIITAMLADGHVLLEGVPGVAKTLTAKLVAKTVSVGFSRIQFTPDLMPSDVLGTSVFNAKTTDFEYRKGPVFSNIVLVDEINRAPAKTQASLFEVMEERQITTDLHTFQMEEPFMVLATQNPIEQEGTYRLPEAQLDRFLLKIEVDYPSLDEETMMLERFHRRHNRQDISTVKAVISAEQLTNYRDKIGEIHVEDHLIRYIAAIVNESRQAKALYLGASPRASLAIMSTAKAYAAIHGRDFVTPEDIKTMAIPVMVHRVILTPEAEMEGQRVHAVLKQMIDKVEVPR; from the coding sequence ATGGAACCTAAGGAAGAAAATACTTTTCAAAGCAGAGTGGATCTGAGCCAGCTGGCAGAAAGTGTGGAGCAGATCCGCAAAAATATCGGAGAGTGGATTGTGGGACAGGAACGCATGGTAGACCTCATCATCACTGCTATGCTGGCTGATGGACACGTGCTGCTGGAAGGTGTGCCCGGTGTAGCCAAGACCCTTACTGCCAAGCTGGTAGCCAAAACTGTTTCTGTAGGGTTTTCCCGTATTCAGTTTACCCCTGACCTTATGCCTTCTGATGTGCTGGGCACCTCAGTCTTCAATGCAAAAACAACAGACTTTGAATACCGTAAAGGCCCCGTCTTTTCAAACATCGTGCTGGTAGATGAGATTAACCGGGCTCCGGCCAAGACGCAGGCATCACTCTTTGAGGTGATGGAAGAGCGGCAAATCACTACAGATCTTCATACTTTCCAAATGGAAGAGCCTTTTATGGTACTGGCCACCCAGAACCCTATAGAGCAGGAAGGGACTTATCGTCTACCGGAAGCCCAACTAGACCGTTTTCTTCTCAAAATAGAAGTAGATTATCCTTCTTTGGATGAGGAAACCATGATGCTGGAGCGTTTTCACCGTCGCCATAATCGGCAGGATATTTCTACTGTTAAAGCAGTAATTAGTGCTGAACAACTTACTAACTATCGGGATAAGATTGGCGAAATTCATGTAGAAGATCACCTGATCCGCTACATTGCCGCCATTGTCAACGAAAGCAGGCAGGCCAAAGCTTTGTACCTGGGAGCCTCTCCCCGCGCCTCTCTGGCGATCATGTCCACTGCCAAAGCCTATGCGGCCATTCACGGGCGAGATTTTGTAACGCCGGAAGATATCAAAACGATGGCCATTCCGGTGATGGTACATCGGGTGATCTTAACTCCCGAAGCGGAGATGGAAGGGCAGCGCGTACATGCGGTACTCAAACAAATGATTGATAAAGTAGAAGTACCGAGGTAG
- a CDS encoding DUF58 domain-containing protein, with protein sequence MKVIRSLFLTNRFFLGLAIIVLLFVLSFSFAWLFRVAQVSFLIWLLLIVADILLLYNTKKGISGYRLTPDRLSNGDENVLKVNITNHYNFKAQLRIIDEIPIQFQKRDFDIRLNLTSARTHTLNYRLRPVKRGEYVFGTLNIYAASPLNFLLRRFRFSQGKSVPVYPSFIQMRKYELMAISSHLTELGIKRIRRFGHNREFEQIKEYVAGDDFRTINWKATARRGDLMVNKYQDERSQQVYALIDKGRTMKMPFEEMSLLDYAINASLVISNIAIKKEDKAGLITFQHKVQQILPASKRSNQMHLIMEALYAQKTAYKEANYEALYVQVRRQIRQRSLLLLFTNFESLSSLERQLPYLRRLAATHVLVVIFFKNTELYKLLQKEVHSIQDVYQKIVAEKFALEKKIMADTLQKHGIYSVLTTPHQLSVDTINKYLELKARGVI encoded by the coding sequence GTGAAAGTGATACGTTCTTTATTCCTCACCAATCGTTTCTTTCTGGGCCTGGCTATCATAGTTTTACTCTTTGTGCTAAGCTTTAGTTTTGCCTGGCTTTTTCGGGTGGCACAGGTCAGCTTTTTGATATGGCTGCTGCTCATCGTGGCGGATATACTTTTACTCTATAATACTAAAAAGGGAATTAGCGGCTACCGACTTACTCCCGATCGTCTATCTAATGGAGATGAGAACGTATTAAAGGTTAATATTACGAATCACTATAATTTTAAAGCTCAGCTCCGCATCATAGATGAGATTCCTATTCAGTTTCAAAAAAGGGATTTTGATATCCGTTTGAATCTAACTTCGGCCAGGACACATACGCTGAACTATAGGCTGAGGCCGGTAAAGCGGGGTGAATATGTATTTGGGACTTTAAACATTTACGCAGCCTCTCCCCTCAATTTTCTACTGCGTCGCTTTCGTTTCTCACAGGGTAAATCAGTTCCAGTGTACCCATCCTTTATACAGATGCGCAAGTACGAACTGATGGCCATTTCCAGTCATCTGACAGAGCTGGGTATCAAGCGTATCCGCAGATTTGGGCATAATCGTGAGTTCGAACAAATCAAGGAATATGTAGCCGGAGATGATTTTCGTACCATCAACTGGAAAGCGACCGCTCGCCGGGGAGATTTGATGGTTAATAAATATCAGGATGAACGCTCGCAGCAGGTATATGCATTGATAGATAAAGGCAGGACGATGAAAATGCCCTTTGAAGAAATGAGCCTGCTGGATTATGCCATCAATGCCAGTCTGGTGATCAGTAATATCGCTATTAAGAAAGAAGATAAAGCCGGGTTGATCACCTTTCAGCATAAAGTGCAGCAAATACTGCCTGCCAGTAAACGCAGCAACCAGATGCACCTGATCATGGAAGCTTTGTATGCGCAAAAGACAGCCTATAAAGAAGCTAACTATGAAGCGCTTTATGTGCAGGTGAGGCGGCAGATACGACAGCGCAGTTTGCTCCTGCTCTTTACTAATTTTGAATCTCTTTCTTCTTTGGAGCGACAACTTCCCTATCTCCGGCGGCTGGCTGCCACTCACGTGTTGGTGGTAATTTTCTTTAAGAACACAGAACTGTACAAATTACTTCAGAAGGAAGTACACAGTATACAGGATGTTTATCAGAAGATTGTGGCCGAGAAGTTTGCGCTGGAAAAGAAGATAATGGCTGACACTTTGCAAAAGCATGGTATCTATAGTGTATTGACTACACCCCACCAGCTTTCAGTAGATACCATTAATAAATACCTTGAGTTGAAAGCAAGAGGTGTAATATGA